Proteins encoded by one window of Blautia luti:
- a CDS encoding DUF6050 family protein produces the protein MTIEDVIKKSILPLAFMVFWFWMTKTIMKVSGQTDWFWWIFIAGLPFGIHKMRLILIPRGMDTTATLGMAALSVIIGALIGCIMIPVYVIRAVYVFLRYIIGK, from the coding sequence GTGACGATTGAAGACGTAATTAAAAAATCAATTCTGCCGCTGGCATTTATGGTATTCTGGTTTTGGATGACAAAAACAATTATGAAAGTCAGTGGTCAGACAGATTGGTTCTGGTGGATATTTATTGCCGGATTGCCATTTGGAATACATAAAATGCGGCTGATTCTAATCCCTAGAGGAATGGATACCACAGCAACACTTGGTATGGCTGCATTAAGTGTCATCATTGGAGCTTTGATTGGCTGTATCATGATTCCAGTGTATGTAATCCGTGCGGTATACGTTTTCTTACGATATATCATCGGAAAATAA
- a CDS encoding ATP-binding protein: MENKVTADYLDEEGCLHCGICGKRKQMKVSLMGFEHVVSCLCECEVKARQELDEKMQREETQRQLYQRKSVGLRERRFWEWKFENDNGSNQKILIARQYVENWTDMKRKNVGLLLMGPVGTGKSFFAGCIANALLEQGERVMMTNFSRILNEMTSYQADKNQIIQNLVDYPLLIIDDLGIERNSEFALEQVYNVIDSRYCKMLPLIVTTNLGLNEMKSTDLDTAHQRIYSRILEMCVPIYCGGDDKRKEEGTEKLVQVQNLITG; encoded by the coding sequence ATGGAAAATAAAGTAACAGCAGATTATCTGGATGAAGAGGGATGTCTTCATTGTGGTATCTGTGGAAAAAGAAAACAGATGAAAGTTAGTCTGATGGGATTTGAGCATGTAGTGTCCTGTTTGTGTGAATGCGAGGTAAAAGCCAGGCAGGAACTTGATGAGAAGATGCAGCGGGAAGAAACACAGCGGCAGCTTTATCAGAGAAAATCCGTCGGACTTCGGGAAAGAAGATTCTGGGAATGGAAATTTGAAAATGACAATGGAAGCAACCAGAAGATACTAATTGCCAGGCAGTATGTAGAAAACTGGACAGATATGAAGAGAAAAAATGTAGGATTGCTTCTGATGGGACCAGTTGGAACTGGGAAAAGTTTCTTTGCAGGCTGTATTGCAAATGCACTTTTGGAACAGGGAGAACGTGTCATGATGACAAATTTTTCCAGGATCTTAAATGAAATGACCAGCTATCAGGCAGACAAGAATCAGATCATACAAAATCTTGTGGATTATCCGCTGCTGATTATTGATGATTTAGGCATAGAACGAAATTCCGAGTTTGCTTTGGAGCAGGTCTATAATGTGATAGACAGCCGTTATTGTAAAATGCTTCCGCTGATCGTAACAACGAATCTAGGACTGAATGAAATGAAATCCACAGATTTGGATACTGCCCATCAGCGTATTTACAGTAGAATACTTGAAATGTGTGTTCCCATCTATTGTGGTGGAGACGATAAGAGAAAAGAAGAAGGGACAGAAAAACTCGTACAGGTGCAGAACCTGATTACCGGTTAA
- a CDS encoding PcfB family protein: MQEEVTQKTVTFCIRATKITADLLKKVLVAYLRHQKQKSVEKKAQKNQPKQGKVTVKELAKQNAGMVNIEITDKNIKSFERYARKYGINYALKKDKSKDPPVYLVFFKGRDQDALNAAFREFSQKQIQKANKPSIHKRLAAYRAMMPKKTKDKVKNRHQEQSR; encoded by the coding sequence ATGCAGGAAGAGGTAACTCAGAAAACGGTCACGTTCTGTATTCGGGCAACTAAGATTACAGCAGACCTGTTGAAAAAGGTTCTTGTTGCGTATCTGCGACATCAGAAGCAGAAATCAGTAGAGAAGAAAGCACAGAAAAATCAGCCGAAACAGGGAAAGGTCACGGTAAAAGAGCTGGCAAAACAGAATGCCGGGATGGTCAATATCGAGATCACGGACAAAAATATCAAGTCCTTTGAACGGTATGCCAGAAAATACGGGATCAATTATGCTCTGAAAAAAGACAAGAGCAAAGATCCTCCGGTTTATCTGGTATTTTTCAAGGGACGTGATCAGGATGCCCTCAATGCTGCTTTCCGTGAGTTTTCCCAGAAACAGATTCAAAAAGCGAATAAGCCTTCCATTCATAAGCGTCTTGCAGCTTACCGGGCAATGATGCCAAAGAAGACGAAGGACAAAGTAAAGAACCGGCATCAGGAGCAGAGTCGATGA
- the ltrA gene encoding group II intron reverse transcriptase/maturase has translation MPKKSKTLCVDDLRHAEYYGMQGTFDELYQKSQNGEVFENLMDLILSRDNILLAYRNIKANKGSYTAGTDKKNITDIGSQTPDDVVKRVRFIVTGSEHGYRPKPVRRKDIPKPNGKTRPLGIPCIWDRLIQQCIKQIMEPICEAKFCNNSYGFRPNRSVEHAINRTYTMLQMMNLHYVIEFDIKGFFDNVNHSKLIRQIWSLGIHDKTLIFIIKRILTAPIKMPDNTTVLPNKGTPQGGIISPLLANIVLNELDWWIASQWEENPIAISRGRERIIGKTKVFDKSHGYRIMKNTEMKEMHIIRYADDFRIFCRTKEDAVRTKEAVTAWIEERLKLEVSPEKTRIVNTRKRWSEFLGFKIRVRLKHHKYVVQSAICDKKVEIERAKLVEQAKNIAKPREKKSCLSEIQLYNSMVLGIQNYYQLATCISIDCRELHRRVMTVLTNRLNTETGSMLKHEGGTITQAEKERFGQSKMIRYVSGIDQMIYPIAFIKNKIPMAKRSIVCSYTKEGRAPIHTELNLNQYVLKGLREKISVGHSTEYHDSKISLFSAQKGKCAISGEEFADAEHVAVWLKVPRALGGFERYKNMVLIHKKYLILLQELPQAVIKDLIKTLNITKKMLVKINSLREQANLSAII, from the coding sequence ATGCCAAAGAAAAGTAAAACATTATGTGTAGATGACCTGCGTCATGCGGAGTACTACGGAATGCAAGGTACTTTTGATGAACTATATCAAAAAAGTCAGAACGGTGAAGTATTTGAGAATCTTATGGATTTGATACTGAGCAGGGATAACATTTTACTTGCGTACCGAAACATCAAAGCGAACAAAGGCAGCTACACGGCAGGAACAGACAAAAAGAACATCACAGATATTGGGAGTCAAACTCCTGATGATGTGGTAAAAAGAGTGAGATTTATTGTTACGGGAAGCGAACACGGCTACAGACCAAAGCCTGTAAGACGGAAAGATATCCCGAAACCAAACGGAAAAACACGTCCGCTGGGAATCCCATGCATATGGGATAGGTTGATACAGCAATGTATCAAGCAGATCATGGAACCAATCTGCGAAGCAAAGTTCTGCAATAATAGTTATGGATTTCGTCCGAATAGATCCGTTGAACATGCCATTAACAGAACCTACACCATGCTTCAAATGATGAATCTTCATTATGTTATTGAGTTTGATATTAAAGGATTTTTCGATAACGTAAATCATAGCAAGTTAATCAGACAGATATGGTCGCTGGGTATCCATGATAAAACGCTGATTTTTATTATCAAGCGAATACTAACAGCTCCAATTAAAATGCCCGATAATACAACGGTACTGCCCAACAAGGGTACACCACAGGGAGGAATTATCTCACCACTACTGGCAAACATCGTTCTAAATGAATTGGATTGGTGGATAGCTAGTCAATGGGAGGAAAATCCGATTGCTATAAGCAGAGGGCGAGAAAGAATAATCGGAAAAACTAAAGTTTTTGATAAAAGCCATGGTTATAGGATTATGAAAAACACAGAAATGAAAGAAATGCATATCATTCGGTATGCGGATGATTTTAGGATTTTCTGTAGAACGAAAGAGGACGCAGTCAGGACAAAAGAAGCGGTTACGGCGTGGATTGAAGAGAGGTTGAAATTAGAGGTGTCCCCTGAGAAAACAAGGATTGTGAACACCAGAAAACGGTGGTCAGAGTTTCTTGGATTCAAAATAAGGGTAAGGCTGAAGCATCATAAATATGTGGTGCAGTCGGCAATCTGTGACAAAAAGGTTGAAATTGAAAGAGCAAAGCTAGTGGAACAAGCGAAAAACATCGCAAAACCCAGAGAGAAAAAAAGTTGTTTATCAGAAATTCAGCTATATAACTCTATGGTGTTAGGCATACAGAATTACTATCAGCTTGCCACCTGTATCAGTATTGATTGCAGAGAACTCCATAGGCGAGTAATGACAGTTTTGACGAACAGGTTAAATACAGAAACAGGAAGTATGCTAAAACATGAGGGTGGAACTATCACCCAAGCAGAAAAGGAAAGATTCGGACAGTCAAAAATGATTCGATATGTTTCAGGAATTGACCAGATGATCTATCCGATTGCATTCATCAAAAATAAAATACCGATGGCGAAGCGATCAATCGTTTGTAGTTATACAAAAGAAGGTCGTGCTCCGATTCATACAGAACTTAACCTTAATCAGTATGTTCTGAAAGGACTGAGAGAAAAAATATCCGTTGGTCATAGCACAGAATACCATGACAGTAAAATATCTTTATTTTCTGCTCAAAAGGGAAAATGTGCAATCAGTGGAGAAGAATTCGCAGATGCGGAACATGTAGCTGTATGGCTCAAAGTACCAAGAGCACTTGGTGGATTTGAAAGATATAAAAACATGGTTCTGATTCACAAAAAATATCTGATTCTGTTACAAGAACTGCCCCAAGCAGTAATAAAAGACCTGATAAAAACACTCAATATCACAAAAAAGATGCTCGTGAAAATCAATAGTCTGCGAGAGCAGGCGAACCTGTCAGCAATAATATAA
- a CDS encoding replication initiator protein A has product MADFEYFRAEESDQFSFFRIPKALFTEKEFASLSTDAKLLYGILLDRISLSKKNGWIDGDGYVYIIYTIAELQELLRMSHTTVTKLLYELDSVHGIGLIERYRQGNNRPSVIYVKNFVKRIRGKPVRYFASGTPETGNPDCKELEIRIARNWKSGTQKNRSPDCKNLDGSNTKINKTEKNHTDKSKGNTPALEEKFSQYGRFKNVVLSEAELQELMTIFPWDYQKRIDHLSVYMKSSGKEYQNHFATICLWAERDGARAGMDKYEFQEGESL; this is encoded by the coding sequence ATGGCAGATTTTGAATATTTCAGAGCAGAAGAATCTGACCAGTTTTCTTTTTTTCGGATACCAAAAGCTCTGTTCACAGAAAAAGAGTTTGCAAGCCTGTCCACAGACGCAAAACTCCTTTACGGAATTCTGCTTGATCGAATCAGCCTATCCAAGAAAAATGGCTGGATTGACGGTGATGGTTATGTCTATATCATTTACACGATTGCAGAATTGCAGGAGCTGTTGCGAATGTCGCATACAACAGTAACAAAGCTTCTTTATGAGCTTGACAGTGTGCATGGGATTGGATTGATTGAACGGTATCGGCAGGGGAATAATCGTCCCTCTGTCATATACGTGAAAAATTTTGTGAAACGGATTAGAGGAAAGCCCGTAAGATACTTTGCTTCTGGAACGCCAGAAACTGGAAATCCGGACTGCAAGGAATTGGAAATCCGGATTGCAAGAAACTGGAAGTCCGGAACACAAAAAAATAGAAGTCCGGACTGCAAGAATCTGGATGGAAGTAATACTAAGATAAATAAGACTGAAAAGAATCATACTGATAAGAGTAAGGGCAATACTCCCGCTCTGGAAGAAAAATTCAGTCAGTATGGTAGATTTAAAAATGTTGTTCTGTCGGAAGCTGAACTGCAGGAGTTGATGACAATATTTCCATGGGATTATCAGAAACGGATTGATCATCTTTCTGTTTATATGAAATCCAGTGGAAAAGAGTATCAGAATCATTTTGCAACAATCTGTCTTTGGGCAGAACGGGATGGCGCCAGGGCAGGAATGGATAAATATGAGTTTCAGGAAGGAGAAAGCCTGTGA
- a CDS encoding replication initiator protein A has product MSKMEYMPVDCLQVPKMLFQVEEFKNLSNTAKILYSLFLDRLKFAVQNGWVDHNGDLFVIYPKSEMKKDLNTTRYGVDQAVQELVKIGKLVRIVQNDGKANHFYINDIYENEMEEESMMTLDRIMANMQMEEREIIMDKMVAASRDILGTIADMGYLNEYETPLTPMEERGYYDEKGNLDIDAVEADGYEFGMDLAFGVLSVYEGKPERVLEIQKYVNEQYECCSNRKFMKVLETIARMNGNEEVYIEDMYACNKEARNYYLSELMMCFNFVFNEMCHGTGSAANCDFDVEE; this is encoded by the coding sequence ATGAGTAAGATGGAGTATATGCCGGTAGATTGTTTGCAGGTGCCAAAGATGCTGTTCCAGGTGGAAGAATTCAAAAATCTATCAAATACAGCAAAAATTTTATACAGCTTATTTCTGGATCGTTTGAAATTTGCGGTGCAGAATGGCTGGGTAGATCATAATGGAGATCTGTTTGTTATCTATCCAAAAAGCGAAATGAAGAAAGATCTGAATACGACTCGATATGGCGTAGATCAGGCAGTACAGGAACTTGTTAAGATTGGAAAGCTGGTGCGTATTGTTCAAAACGATGGAAAGGCGAACCACTTTTATATCAATGATATTTATGAAAATGAGATGGAGGAAGAATCAATGATGACATTAGACAGAATTATGGCAAATATGCAGATGGAAGAAAGAGAAATTATCATGGACAAGATGGTGGCAGCATCCAGAGATATTCTGGGAACAATTGCAGATATGGGATATCTGAATGAATATGAGACACCACTGACTCCTATGGAAGAGCGTGGCTATTACGATGAAAAAGGTAATCTTGATATTGATGCCGTAGAAGCCGATGGCTATGAGTTTGGCATGGATCTGGCATTTGGCGTGTTATCTGTTTATGAAGGAAAGCCTGAACGTGTGCTGGAAATTCAGAAATATGTAAATGAGCAGTATGAGTGCTGCTCTAATAGGAAGTTTATGAAAGTTCTGGAAACAATCGCACGAATGAATGGAAACGAGGAGGTTTATATCGAGGATATGTATGCCTGCAATAAAGAAGCAAGGAATTATTATCTGAGTGAGTTAATGATGTGTTTCAACTTTGTGTTTAATGAGATGTGTCATGGTACAGGCAGTGCGGCAAATTGTGATTTCGATGTAGAAGAGTAG
- a CDS encoding single-stranded DNA-binding protein: MNTTVISGRLVRNPGYNEVENEKGLHKIAKFVLAVRRNYSDEVSFIPVKAFAKKAEFARDYLMQGTKVMVEGEIVTGNYEDKDTGKKIYTTEVYANRIEFAGAKMVDRPPFPEDAEGFLEIPEGMEEEMPFR, from the coding sequence ATGAATACAACAGTTATTTCCGGGCGATTGGTAAGAAATCCCGGATACAACGAAGTGGAGAATGAAAAAGGACTTCATAAGATTGCCAAGTTTGTTCTGGCAGTCAGAAGAAATTATTCCGATGAAGTCAGTTTCATTCCGGTAAAGGCTTTTGCAAAGAAAGCAGAATTTGCCAGAGATTATCTGATGCAGGGCACGAAGGTCATGGTGGAAGGCGAGATTGTCACAGGTAATTATGAAGATAAGGATACCGGGAAAAAGATTTATACCACCGAAGTGTATGCAAACCGGATTGAATTCGCAGGTGCAAAAATGGTTGACAGACCACCGTTTCCAGAAGATGCGGAAGGGTTCTTAGAGATCCCAGAGGGCATGGAAGAAGAAATGCCGTTTAGATAG